The following proteins come from a genomic window of Acidobacteriota bacterium:
- a CDS encoding GvpL/GvpF family gas vesicle protein produces MLLLYCMTKADSAAAGAPGVGVGEARLLRADFVTSGEAGVACWYSEGGVAGGAAKDDLLAFHRVVHTFFQAGAVVPFRFPTTLADTAALSAWLQSNAVAVERELERLTGMVQMELHVTAEQDSAKKDSTPSGGREYLEARRDAQSALREAAAAARQRVAGLAVEWRERETRAGLRCYALVARGQEREFAARIEKIDGSGALDLGAAVRVARVRVTGPWPPAEFLDAALTTPS; encoded by the coding sequence GTGCTGCTTCTCTATTGCATGACGAAAGCGGACTCGGCTGCCGCCGGCGCGCCGGGTGTGGGCGTGGGCGAAGCCCGGTTGCTGCGCGCCGACTTCGTGACCAGCGGCGAGGCTGGCGTCGCGTGCTGGTATTCGGAAGGCGGCGTTGCCGGCGGAGCGGCAAAAGACGACCTGCTCGCGTTCCATCGCGTAGTCCACACATTCTTCCAGGCGGGAGCGGTGGTCCCTTTCCGCTTTCCGACCACGCTCGCGGATACCGCCGCGCTCTCGGCGTGGTTGCAGAGCAACGCGGTGGCGGTCGAGCGCGAGCTCGAGCGGCTGACCGGCATGGTGCAGATGGAGCTGCACGTCACGGCCGAGCAAGACTCGGCCAAAAAGGATTCGACCCCGAGCGGCGGTCGCGAGTACCTGGAAGCGCGGCGCGACGCGCAAAGCGCGTTGCGCGAAGCGGCGGCGGCGGCGCGGCAGAGGGTGGCCGGATTAGCGGTGGAGTGGCGTGAGCGCGAGACGCGCGCGGGCTTGCGCTGCTACGCTCTGGTAGCCCGCGGGCAAGAGCGCGAGTTCGCGGCAAGGATCGAAAAGATTGACGGCAGCGGCGCGCTGGATCTCGGAGCCGCGGTGCGCGTGGCGCGGGTGCGGGTAACGGGCCCGTGGCCGCCGGCCGAGTTTCTCGACGCTGCGTTGACGACACCCTCATAA
- a CDS encoding gas vesicle protein, whose protein sequence is MAADPELLVASTAPELEISLLDVIDHVLNSGVVIQGSIVISIAGVDLVYLGLNVVLTSVETALRSVEESERRAFKTRAPASMPRH, encoded by the coding sequence ATGGCCGCTGATCCCGAATTGCTGGTCGCCAGCACCGCGCCCGAGCTCGAGATCTCGTTGCTTGACGTGATCGACCACGTCTTGAACTCCGGCGTGGTCATCCAGGGCAGCATCGTGATCTCCATCGCCGGAGTGGACCTGGTGTATCTCGGGCTGAACGTCGTGTTGACCTCGGTGGAGACCGCGCTGCGCAGCGTGGAAGAATCGGAGCGGCGCGCGTTCAAGACCCGCGCCCCCGCTAGCATGCCTCGCCATTAG
- a CDS encoding GvpL/GvpF family gas vesicle protein — protein MSHRKAGKRAQPRGRTKKSAGKKSAGKRSAGKKSIRKASISSAIAKKPPQAVGRVLYLYGIARSGQQSPPHAPGVDGVVSVEAVSSSGLTCWISRVDAHEFGDELERNIENLDWLAEASVRHQRVVAELSARDTVLPARFGTVFISEKTLFADVAGRKKDLQAALRRLAGTEEWGVKVFQSEPERPTVAAESGRDYLRQKAAILKPAAPAQLSVEVKEFAQALAKVAADAVPGGKLSGGQRGLEWQASFLVRRNDRKQWDEVLGRYARRWGAERRIECTGPWPPYSFVSERG, from the coding sequence GTGTCCCACCGAAAAGCGGGCAAGCGGGCGCAGCCGCGCGGGCGCACCAAGAAGTCCGCCGGCAAGAAGTCCGCCGGCAAGAGATCTGCGGGCAAGAAGTCCATCCGCAAGGCATCCATCAGCAGCGCAATCGCGAAGAAGCCGCCGCAGGCCGTGGGGCGCGTCCTCTACCTCTACGGCATCGCGCGCAGCGGCCAGCAGTCGCCCCCGCACGCGCCGGGCGTGGATGGCGTGGTGAGCGTGGAGGCCGTCTCCAGCTCCGGCCTCACGTGCTGGATCAGCCGTGTGGACGCGCACGAGTTCGGCGACGAACTGGAGCGCAACATCGAGAACCTGGACTGGCTGGCGGAGGCAAGCGTGCGCCATCAGCGCGTGGTGGCTGAACTCTCTGCCCGCGACACCGTGCTGCCGGCCCGCTTTGGCACCGTCTTCATCAGCGAAAAAACGCTGTTTGCCGACGTGGCCGGACGGAAGAAAGATCTGCAAGCCGCGCTACGCCGCCTCGCCGGCACCGAGGAATGGGGAGTGAAAGTCTTTCAGTCCGAACCGGAACGTCCCACGGTTGCGGCGGAGAGTGGGCGCGACTACCTGCGGCAGAAGGCGGCCATCCTCAAGCCGGCAGCTCCGGCGCAACTTTCGGTAGAGGTGAAGGAATTCGCGCAGGCGCTGGCCAAGGTCGCTGCCGACGCGGTTCCCGGCGGCAAGCTGTCCGGCGGACAGCGCGGCTTGGAGTGGCAGGCTTCGTTCCTCGTCCGGCGCAACGACCGCAAGCAGTGGGATGAGGTGCTGGGAAGATATGCGCGGCGTTGGGGAGCGGAACGGCGCATCGAATGTACCGGCCCCTGGCCTCCTTATTCCTTTGTGAGTGAACGTGGGTGA